From the Hevea brasiliensis isolate MT/VB/25A 57/8 chromosome 13, ASM3005281v1, whole genome shotgun sequence genome, the window attttaaaaataaatcattacaaataaacttaaaatttattttacttttagaTTATTAAATAAGTGTTACTCATTTATATTATAATATGATTACAtttttattattgtaaataatGATTCAACTTtagttatgaaaaatttatgttataattttaattgtagaaaatcattttttctttttaaaaaataattagataatattacttttgatataaataaaactattgaaaataatttaaaactatttaattttaattaaaatttaaaaaatttaaaaaattaattttttcaattttcaatttaaaaggTTATTATATGTGAATGtgaaactttatttttaattttttaagaattctttttaaattactttaattttttataagtgAATAAGTCTAATTATGAGTcatacatataaaaaaaaaaaaaaaaaaaaaaatataatatataaaaaataaaataaaataaaaatatattaaaaaaaattatcatattattattttttttttttttttttttttattttttttttttttgtgttggtatatatatatatatatagagagatatGTCTTGCATATACTTGATTCTATATAAAgtaaaattcttaaaaaaaaaaaaaaaaatataaataaatatatattttattttatattataaaataatttttttataaaataattaattatggaaATTAAGAGAGAGATGTCTTGTATGGATACTTGATTCTATATAAAGCAAATTTTTGTTACGAAAAATAAAATAGTTTAGCATAAATTATTTGCTATTTTatgaaatatttataaaatattttttttataaagtaattaattatgaaatttgAGAGAGATGTCTTGTATGGATACTTGAttctatataaattaaaattttttttacgaaaaataaaataatttaacataaattatttgctattttatgaaatatttataaaataattttttataaagtaattaattatgaaaattttattaaattaatagaaaaaataaagtttttacattaaaaaaacacatttttaaaaaatttaagagataaatCATATatgataaatattgttaaaaaaattataagaacACTTAAACTATTAaggatataaataaaaaatatagtattttaattttaatttagacattatttataaaattattatcaaTTAGAACTTTTATCTCATAAAAAtagcttttttaattttttaaaaccgACTCAAAATTATTATATGTTATCATTTGCTGTTTTTTTTAatatgaattttaattaaaaggTCAAGAATTTTTATCTTTAATATTTGATTTTGGACCACAAACATCCTTGGCATTGTTTTCTGGATCACAATCGGATGATCAATGGACGGCGTTGGTGAAAGCGGGGACCATATAAAAAACATACAATCACGGAGCATCTTTTCTTTGCATCCAAATTAAACCACCACCATATTCGCTGTCATCGTACGGCTGAATCAATCTCTCACAGCCTCTCGTTGACGTTTCCAGTTTTCGGCTGGGCCCTCCATCACCCAACTCTTTTCTCTGAAATTACCTTAAAGCAAATCATGTTACCATATGCTGACTCACCACTCTGTCTATCTTCTTCTCCTTCCAAAATTCTAGCTGCTTTTTTCTGACGTGGCTCTATTATCCATACTGGATAACCAATATTTATTTGCCACATCAGCTGCCAAACTCACTTTCCTccgttttcttttttatttttttaattatcgtcCCTGTTTTGCGCCTTTAAAAACCCCATCCTCTGCCCTTTAGCAAACCTATTTTCTCCTGAAGTCTTTCTTTTCCTCATTCGTTTTCGCTCAATCCAGATTTTAATTACATTGCAACTTCTTATCACCGATTTCTCCCTGTGTTTGTTTGTGTTTTGACGGGGATCACCTGTTTGTTTTTGTTGTATTTTCATGGAGATCCCAGTGATCAATCGAATTGGCGATTTTGAAGCCGGCATAACCTCTCTGCAAaacccatctttactttcccagATTTTTGCTTTATCTGGGGTCGAAAAGATTCACCAGGCTTACAGTTTTTGGAAGTGGGGAGCTTTGATTCTTGCCCTACTCGCCTCTTTTTCCACCATAATCAATAGAATTAAGATTCTCATCATTCGAATTCAAAACCGTTATTTAATCAATTCTGAAACTCCTCTCATCACCGATGATGATTATGACTACGGCAGCGAAACAGACACGTCTTGTTCGTCGCTATCAGAAGACGACGACGAAGCAGAAGAAGATGAACATGCATCATCGTCTTCGAATTCACAGAGCTGGAGGTCCGTTGATGAAGATTTTAGTGTCAGAGGTTCCGGTTATTATGCTGATGATCAGTTGCATAATCGTAATTTAAGGAGACGTAGAAACAGTAGCCTTGGAGACCTCTTTTCATCATGGTCTGAGTTCACAAATGGGAAGAACGTAGTGAAGCTCTGGGATAACTTAGGTTTAGGATTAGGATTAAGCCTTGACAACGAGTCAAGAAATTGCATGTCAGTTTATGATATGAATAAGGCGCTCAATGTATTTTCCATTTTTGGTGAGAAAAGCGACATTCCGGCAGTTTCCATGTCGTCTTCGTCGCCGTCAGTGATAGTTTCCGCTGATACAAACGTGTCTGGACACTTATTGAGGGTGTGGGACACTCGGGTCGGGAGTCGGATCCCAGAAATAATTGCGGAGTGGCGGCCGATGTTGGGAAAATTTGTCGGAATAAATGCCGGCGGCGGGCAGAAGGTTTACGTTAGTGATGACATCACGGGGAGATTAACGGTGGGTGACATGAGAAAAGTTAGCTCACCGTTAGCAAATGCAACGGAATCCGACTTGGATACGTGGTGGGATGCTGACGCCGTTATGATCGCGAAAGAAGAGTCTGTTGACGCGTTAAGTGGTGGTGACTCGGTGTTGCGACGCGCTTAAGGGTCTGAGTCTTAGCTGTTTCGGCCTAGAATGGTGAAACAGTCAATTATGAGAaaaatatgtaaatatttaattatttggcaataaataataaaatcaaattaattaatttctttacgcTTTGTGATCTGTTTTGCTTGGTTGGATTTCAACCGAATCTTTGCTTGTTGCAGTATTTGATAGTTATAATAGTAAtaggaaaaggaaaggaaaaaaagaaaattacaacTCGTGAGACGCAAGACTAAGAGAAAATCACTGAAAATCTCCCCCAGATGTTTCATGTgcgcattaaaaattaattataaaaattaaatagcatATTTACATATGCTATTTAATGAAAAAATTCAAATGAAGATGGGGAAATCTTTTCTTAGCTTTCGAGTGTGAAAACAAAAGGTCGAAGTCCACTGTTGAGACcgttttattttcatatttaatttttttcttctttcgtctctttaaaaagaaattttataatataattattatatgtaAAATGATTTTATTATGAACATTGGTtaaattttatgtaaattttactgtaattaaatttattaattatatttatgataattgtatgaaataatttataatatataaatatgtgaaATGAAAGGAGAACATTGTGCTTActtcattatttatattatttataatttttttattatttaaaataaatattttaaaatttatataaatttaaattttttaatttcatttatatttaacttcaattcaaaataaattttaataaaaaataattaactaaaataagaaatttatattttctaaaatatatatatatatttattattatttaaaaacctttaattcaaTCGGTTATGtcgatttttatttaaatttaaattctattttattaacaaatattttcaattgaaattgcAGTTTGCATATATAACTATATATGAACAACATAAATATAACttcattataaatataaatatctttaatttttaacaaaatctaataaaattaatcaaatatgtAGCTTTATTATTTGCAAAAACAGTTCTTACATagataaaatttacataaaaacattttctataaattatagttttaaaCTAAGTCACTTTTATTCCTCTAATAACTAATTATTCCTTTCAAGTTCTGGTATTCTTAGAGGATTAAGATTATTTTTGTTAGAGCGTAAtgtaatgtaatataataaattatataatgtaattaaagttgtaatgtaatcattatattcttatatttaattataaaattaaaatataaatggtgtaatgtaatgataattttaattttaatatttaatttatttatataatgttaataataagtGGCAATAGTCACAGTGATTAATAGTCGAGTGGTGATGGTGGCTATATGGTAATAGTGGCGGTGAAAGTGATAgttagatggtggtggtggtagtgaccAGGTGGTGGTAGAGGTAACAATGACTAAGTGATGATAGCGGTAATCAAGTGGTGGTGATGGTGATACTGGTTACATGATAATGGTGTTGGTGGTCATGATTGTGTGATAGTGGTGATGGTGGTGATAGTAGTGGTGATAAAATAGTGATAGTGATAGTAGTAGCAGTGGTAGCTAGGTAGTAATGGTAGTAGTtatattgataataaataaaaaaaaatcaatataagcaattataattatatttatttttatatataatgatcattATGTTATTTTGAGTATAATTGATTATacgttatataattattatttcactatgttaaatatttttacattatcaaataatataattcaatatgTAATGTAATCATACTTATATTACAATTTTGATTATGCTCaaccaaaagtaacctaaaattaaatttatatatcatatatattACTAGAATTTGGatgattatatttatatatttttttcagtCTTAATCTAAGTTTGatagtgtgtgtatatatatatataaatatattaatttagaggcatatactttattttttatatactatactaatttttaaaaaaatttaaaaaaaaaatttaaattttattcatcAATTAGCAtgaattttttcaaaaaattacatatgaaaattgataaattatgaatataaataattaatataacttgcacgtaactaaaaaaaattaatttttacaaaAGAAAATATTGTAACATGGAAAAgtaatcttataattttaatccattgatcttaaaaaaaaaatacaaattataaaaattaaaaaaaaagggggtTGTTACGGAGAAATGTGAAAAAGGATGCGTAACGCAAATGCATCGGTATTTACGTATCATAATAACCAAGTCTAAAACCGCAGGAAGCAGCTGGGAAATGGGATGAAAACcataaaccaacaaaattggttttGCTGAAATTTTGGCAATTTGAATTTCTCATTCACAAAACTTGCAAGTTATCGAATTTCtctttattactttttttttttttttaaatacaatgACCTCCTTTCTTTATTTCTGGTTAGAATAACAAGTTTTTAGTATAgatacgaaaatgaggatgtaaaTAACAATGATCATATAATTATAGGTAGATGATATGGTGAGAGTCACCggcgaaaaataattaaaatggggACATATTATTGGGTGGGATATGATTTCTATGTTTGGAAGAAATGGACAGATAGTGGTTGGTTAGAATTAATCTAACAAAATAAATAATACAATGACCACTCACCATCGAATTAGTCTATGATTTCTTAATTCTTATAATATCAAATtttcaaatgttttatattttagtTCTTTATTTTATTGTGCATGGAGTTCAACTTCTCGTTCTAGAAATCAAAATGGATAACAAAGATGATTTCTTTAATCGGGCTTAGGCCTGGCTAGATGCAGACTATGCATATTCCAAATGGTCTGTCACATAGAGTTTTGGGCTGAGCCTGAGATGTGCATGTGATCAACCACAAAGCCCACCTTTCTACTAAAATTAAAGAGTCGATGCAAAgattattcaattcacaattagAGCTTATGTAATTAAATTGCGCCGTTGTTTTTCTAAATTAAGGGGTGGTTTATTTCGAGGTTAATAAGAGGTTATTGTTATCGTAACTTTTAagcatttattaatattatttagatatttaaaagaaattaaattaattttttaccttattaatatttatatcattTTAGGTGATTAAATATTAACCTTGGGGTCTAGGTgaataattatcaaaattaaaactTATAAGAGTAATATTTAACCTTCTATGAAACACATCATAATACTAAGAAAACAATACGTTAAGGAATGTTTGATATAAGATTAATAAGTGGTAATTATTTAAATACTGAAAAAATTACGTTAACtttttatttcattaatatttatattttgttaagactttaaatattaatttggcctatattaatattattctttTTAAAGGTTAAACCTAATAAAGATAATATTTAAcctttgattttttaattttctactaAAGACACTCTAAATCTAAGTATGTATAAATAAATGATTAATGTCATACCACATTAAAACTCCCTCGATCGGATGGCCAAAGAATGAATTGAATTAATTAGAATAAAATTTGCAAAtcgaaaaataaaaagtaaaactcGAGGTCAGAcaatataaaagaaattaaatcattaattcatTTGCGACTTTGATCCTTTATTTCCCATAGATGAATCACATGATGTCAATATTCAAGTAGCCCTTTCATGAACAGGAGGAGGTATGGAATTCGCCATGCTTGGAGATGCATAACCCGAATCAGGATATCTATATACAGGCCTAGGGGAGCAAAAAAAATCCACCGAATGTGGGGTAAAAAGTGGAGTATCAGCAAAGTAAGGATTTTTGGGTGGTTTAAGAACGGGTGAAATGTCATCAACACCGCAAGAAGACTCCTTATCATCACCAACGACGGCCTTTAAACCCTTATTACTAGTAGTAAAGTTAACGCCTTCGCTCTCTTGGCCTTGTTTTGCGTTTTCATCATTCCTAGAGCTGGAAAGACCCGTGAGTTTTTGCACCAAGGCCATGAAATCCTTGGCTTGCGTATGGATAACCTTAGGCGAATGAGTGTAGATAATAATTGGATGGTTTCGTTGCAGCTGCTTGGCTCCTGCTCCACCACCAAGAGGAGCTATTGATGAAGAAGGAGTAGAAGAAGACAGCTTGTGAATAAGGTGGGATTCTTTGTTGATCTTCAAAGGAGATGGACGGAGACCATTGAGAATGCTATGTTGTTGGTGATGATGAGGATGAGGCAGATTTGCTGGGCTCATTATGGCAGTTGAATTCTTGGAAACCAATGAAGCAAAGCAAGAAGAGAGAAAAGAGGATATATATAGAGCTACTTGAGATGCAAaacaagaaagaagaaacaaTATTCAGTGTCGTCGAAGGATGTCTGCTGCTACtgtatatataaatgtatgaaagaTGAGAAAGATAGATATGAAGCAGTAGCCAGCGATTCTGACCGTTGACATAAATGTAAGGTTTGAAATGTAAGGGTTTTAGCGGAAAGCTCCTGACAGACGGTGGCGGGTGGTAGCTTCCCCTTCCAGTCTTTTCCTATGCCTATATTATTTCACTGATTTCACACATTTATCCTAGCTGCCTTTCTCGGCTGCCCCGACTCCAATTAAtgctttttttcaaaaaaaaaaaaaacttcaacaAAAATTTCAACCCATAGCTTTTTTTTAGATAACTTTGCCACTCTAGAAAGGAATGAATATATTATTAAGCGAGTTTAATATATAACACCTTTTTTTCAATCGTTaacaaataatattttaaaaaaaataaataaatcttgCACTTTTAATTAGTCAAATAAGTTCCAAATTAAATTTTGATGAAATGAGGGATCAACTTTTTAATTAAGgtcaaataaattattatttaataaaatattattttcttttattttaaaaattaaaattattattttttaattaaaacaaaattaaaaaaaataaatggaagAATAAAATCAACAaatgataattattttaatatttaaaatataaaattaatattttattaaaatattttaaaaataatattttattttttaaaaattaaagtttatttagtcttaattaaaaaaatttaacctttatttaactcaaaacataattttaaacttatttaacAATTAactgaaagtaaaaaaaaaaaattccatataGTTTTTAACTCTTATTTATTTCATGATCTTAAAATTGCTTTACATATATATTCATAAGTTGTAAGTAGAGCATGATATACTATAACCAGCATCCAGTAATTAATTAAAGCATCATACTCGATTGTTTCTTTTATAATATAGAATTTCATGTATTTAAGCTCTTAATTatctatatataaattttttctttttaataatttttaaaatataaatgttTTCATCTCGCCATTAACATGttaagaaataaatataattatatttcaatatttcttttggtttGATtctaattaaaacttaaatttgagATCTATTACAATACTGAAAATggctttaatatttttatttatttcttgtaTCCTTCACATATGTAAATTAAAGGAAAACATTTAAATTTGAGACGTTCCTCCCTTGTTGTAGCAAGAACCGGCAGTCTGCAATAAGTGTTCCCTATTCAGATTGATCATGCTCAGCAGCTTGAATACCACgaacaaatcaatttccagatGATACATTGGTTAAGTAGTTTTATTGGGCCTGACCTAACGTGGTTCAATGACTGAAATACTAGAACTTAGTCCATATTATGGAATTTGAAGAATTTAAGACATAAAAActatgaaaataaagaaattctATAGTAATTATGTTTTTATTAATTGGACTATAACTTGAATTTAGAATTATTTTTGACTGGTTTGTTTATAATGTGAAACTTTAGTGAGGagcttaatcttttttttttttcgcaaTCTTCATATAATTTAGGGAAAACTATTAAAGGTGTAATTAGGATTATTGTCATTTCATGAAGATCATGCATGACGATGCATTAAATTCAAAACATAGAAATCTTATATTATGAATTTTGACATGTTGCCTCAAGTTACCTAAGGAAAATTCCAGTTTTGATATTGAAATTATTGAAAGTCATGGTCAAAGTTTCAAACGTAAAAGTTAAAAACAACTCTTCAATTGGATGATGGAAATTAATAAGACTAAACGCAGATAATTacgctattattttttcttaattatttcttttaaaatgaaaatttaaattaaaatagattaaattataatttgatcAATACTCCCTTTAAATTTAActataagaaaaatataaaattttcactAACAAAATATAATTGATGgacaaaaataattatattgatcACCTCTTTCAAACACATCATTAACATTTATCCTAATATTAGAGAGAGAAAACCTCACATGAAAATTGCAAGAAGAGAAAAATATGATGCGTTGAAGCATCTTCTGATCATAATTAAAGGGCAATTCCAGCATATTTGGCGGAAGTGAGGACTGCCATAAGACTCTTCATGCATCTAGCTTTCGACCTATAGCAATGCTGTCACGAGTGGCTGTTGGAAAAGGAAAGTGGAAAATCTTTCGTTCGAAATCCTTTCTCTTTTAATTTGCTCAAACCAGAAAGTTTAGAGGCACGTGATCAAGGAGTCAGGCGAGCCATAAGCAGCACATAGTGTGGTAGTATGGTTGCTCGACATAGAAGTGAAACAAATTATACAACACAAAAAGGATTCCATGCATCTAAAAtatagcttgcatgaaaatgactAACCATTTCATGCAATATTCCTGTATAGAATCACCAATTTACAATAAAATTTCTCCAAAAGTTGGTGACTCTAAAGATTAGGGTTTTATTGGTGGGGTAGGGACGGGGAGGTCTCGTGAGGGGGACTGGAAAGaacaattttacttttttttttttgtcccttTGTCTTACAAAGGTCATTAAACATTATTGTTTAAGGCATAGGCAAATTGATCTTTCATTTTAACGTCaggaataattaattttatatgaaaTGATGAATTTGTTAACCGATTAAGTTATTAATGAATAAATTATCTGGTTTTCAAACGTTTAGAATTaacttatcaaaattttaataaacttcAAAGATGTTTTAGTAAAATACATTAGGTCATTAAACATTACTGTTTAATTCATAGGCAAATTGATCCTTCATTTTAACGgcagaaataattaattttagatGAAAAGATGAATTTATGAACTGATTAAGTTATTAATGAATAAATTATCTGGTTTTCAAACGGTTAGAATtaacttaccaaaattttaataaacttcAAAGATGTTTTAGTAAAATACATTgggataaattacaataaaatctatgaagtttaataaaattCACATGTTAATCTTTGATATAAGTTTGATAACGATATAATCCTTGAATTTTATATCCATGACAATTTCATCCTCTATATATTTTACTTCTATCAACGAATTGATTTATATAATCAGTGAATTTTGAGgacaaatttattaataaaaataaaatataagaatcaaATTATTAACGGaaataaaatttaacaattaatttattACCCACCAGAGActtatctgaaaattttgttaaactttagaaatttaattgtaatttacccattacattttaataataataatgctaGGTGAGAACATATGTTTTTATTTTTGGAAAAAATGTCAATGCTTACGAAATGATTTATTTAAGTATGGAATGATGTAAGGCATgagatcttaattttttttttctttttaaattggaGCTAAAATAGTTATCCTTAGATTCCTGGAGGGAAGGAAGACTCAGTTCTGGTCCTTTGAACATCAAATTTAAAAACGAAGGGAAtaaggccaaaaaaaaaaaaaaaaaactaaatagacAATTAGGTTCCAAAAGTTGGTGCCAATCAGTCATAACTACAAATTCTCTAATATATAAATgcataaaaaatagaaaaaaattaaaaataaaaagcttGGCCACCTTATACAGGGAGGGAAATGCAATGAAAGAACTTTGTTTTTTGtccatataaaatatttttttaataaaaacttattttaaaattttgcttcaaatcttaattttttttagtttttttactattaaaataacaaatattagaaaaaataatgaaaaggaaaaataaagctaACGAAAAGGTAAATTAGTAAACTCGATGGACAAGAGAGAAAGGGGCAAATGAATGAAAAGCTTCAATCCTTCAACTGACCTCATCACCTGAGCTTGTGCCAAAAATccagatttatatatatattttaatttttatttctttttataagcaatgaaaatttaataataaagttAAGGCTAGGAGAAACCTAGCATGGCAGCCATTTGTGGTTTGAGTAGTTTTTAAAATTgagtaaaatttataaattagtttttatattttaaaatttataaatctaattatttgatttttaacattttaataaatatatattaatcctTATTATTAGAATAGTTAATTTTAGTGAAAATGACAGAAATATTTTTTACTATATTTTctatatgaaataaattaatatgaGATTTGATAAAATCAATACATTAGTTTctgtaaattataattaataaaaatatgaattaattattttgaaggttcttaaaaattttaaataattataaaaccattcatattttttacaaaatgatccttaaatattataactatttacaaGTAAGcacttatatttttatattaaataaacaTATAATGATTAATTTGTAAATAGCTATAATTATTAAAGTATGAATTCATTACTCCAAGATCCTTATATTTTTATCAATCACAAATTCATCATTACattttaacaatataatataaaacataAAAGCAATTTAAGAGTTAATTTTGTAACtaatagttatttttaaaattaaaaattaaaacaattaaattttttaacatgtaatttacaaaattttaatttgtaaaattaaaaattaaaacaattaaattttttaattttgctaCATCAAggactattttttttaataaatagaaAACTATTTTGTTTCATATTGAAATTTTcataaatgaagggcattttgatatatatatatataaattaaaggtAATTTGAATGAAAAATTAAACGGATGGATTAATATGTAGGTTTTTAAAATGTTAAAAACTAAATAAGTCAGTTTTAAAAATAAAGTAATATATATGTTTTGTCAAACTTTAAAAGTTAAATTGTTTTAGATGGAAAATATAGTAAAAAAATTTTGAtcatttttactaaaattaatgATGATTTAACTGTGATTTTAATGTAATGACCAatctataaatttattaaaatgtcaaTGATTAAATTAGTGAatattaaacatacatcaattaatttataaattttatcaaactTTAGAGATTAAATTATCCAAAAATTTATCAATATGGTCAGAAATGAGGTGTGCTTAAACTATTGACAACTTTTTATTCTGACATAAAGAAATTTCAAATTTGGTAACATCTTGGGCTatgtcaattttattttattttattttattttttttatggagggctatggcaAAGGTCAAGAAAAATTGTGATTTTCAAGGCTTTGGAAGGTCAAAAGAAAAACCCTATATAGTCTGCCTCAGATACAAATTCCGCAGCTTTCATATCACATTTCATTGAACTtttaaaaggaagaaaaaaaaaaaacacatttcATTGAAGTTAATTTTTCATCTGAATGATAAGATGAACTTAGAAaagctaataataataataataataataataataataataataaaaagaagaGCATCCACACAGCCAATAACGAATGGGCACAATCTCACAACAATAAGGCTCTTTCTTTGGGCCTGGGTTTAAGTTTAATAGGGTTGCCCGGATAACACACCTCTCTCTCTATGCAAACTGATTTatttttgtaaatattttttttgaacATGCTGATAATTAAGCTCTGAACTTTATCCTTCGGATCCTTTATCCTTCGGATCATAAAGTTCTTGAAGTCAGATGCTGAATGTTTATCTGGGCTTAAAAATGTTGCTGTCTAGCTCCTTGGTTGTTTTTGGGTTTGCAAGTAACAAAGCTTACCAGAAGCCATGAATGGAAAATGACCTACCAAAAATGGAAGGaagttatttatatattaatattttgggAAGATTAAAGGCCATAAGACAAAAA encodes:
- the LOC110647485 gene encoding uncharacterized protein LOC110647485, which gives rise to MEIPVINRIGDFEAGITSLQNPSLLSQIFALSGVEKIHQAYSFWKWGALILALLASFSTIINRIKILIIRIQNRYLINSETPLITDDDYDYGSETDTSCSSLSEDDDEAEEDEHASSSSNSQSWRSVDEDFSVRGSGYYADDQLHNRNLRRRRNSSLGDLFSSWSEFTNGKNVVKLWDNLGLGLGLSLDNESRNCMSVYDMNKALNVFSIFGEKSDIPAVSMSSSSPSVIVSADTNVSGHLLRVWDTRVGSRIPEIIAEWRPMLGKFVGINAGGGQKVYVSDDITGRLTVGDMRKVSSPLANATESDLDTWWDADAVMIAKEESVDALSGGDSVLRRA